A genomic stretch from Candidatus Nitrotoga arctica includes:
- a CDS encoding SulP family inorganic anion transporter, translated as MTQQPMQYYIRHLKDDLPAGIVVFLVALPLCLGIALASGAPLFAGLIAGMVGGLVVAWLSGSQLSVSGPAAGLTVIVFNAIETLGSFQGFLVAVILAGIMQLIAGFLKAGVIGAFFPSAVIKGMLAAIGLILIIKQIPHATGYNEHFGGPEAYTHEEVHEFFFPILDAFSSISQGVILICMVALLILIIWERPWFKNQKFFKLIPGPLIAVIWGVLYNLAAERWAPDWSVSAIHLVRVPVSNNVGEFLNNFIFPDYSYWTNPQVYLIAATLAIIGSLETLLSLEAVDKLDPLKRTAPTNRELKAQGVGNIISGLIGGLPITAVIVRSSGNINAGGKTPLSSFIHGLCILLSVMFFANYINYVPLGCLAAILLHTGFKLAKPALFQEFYRKGWSQLVPFVITITAILTTDLLIGMSIGVVVGLFFVIKANYRAAITLTQDKSFYILTLNKDVVFLNKSLLRKLLSHIKPNSTLTIDASKSQFIDHDIIETIDDFLVTAPNHNISVEIYDLYGKENLKMHEDFVILKDHYDKSPSGNNMIIDNKIMGL; from the coding sequence ATGACCCAGCAGCCCATGCAGTACTATATTCGACACCTGAAAGATGATTTGCCTGCGGGTATCGTGGTATTTTTAGTGGCTTTACCGCTATGTCTTGGTATAGCTCTGGCATCTGGCGCGCCTCTGTTCGCAGGACTAATAGCAGGAATGGTCGGTGGTCTGGTTGTCGCTTGGTTAAGCGGTTCACAACTGAGCGTCTCAGGCCCAGCGGCCGGTTTAACTGTGATTGTTTTTAACGCTATTGAAACTTTAGGTAGTTTCCAAGGATTTTTGGTTGCCGTGATATTAGCGGGCATTATGCAATTGATAGCTGGCTTCCTCAAAGCAGGGGTCATCGGAGCTTTTTTCCCTTCAGCTGTCATTAAAGGGATGTTGGCTGCTATTGGTTTGATTCTTATAATTAAACAGATCCCTCATGCTACTGGTTACAATGAACATTTTGGAGGTCCTGAAGCCTATACACATGAAGAAGTACATGAATTTTTCTTCCCAATATTAGATGCATTTAGCTCTATTTCACAGGGCGTCATACTCATATGTATGGTTGCCTTGCTTATACTAATAATTTGGGAAAGACCATGGTTTAAAAACCAAAAATTTTTTAAACTAATTCCTGGCCCGTTGATCGCCGTAATATGGGGAGTTCTCTATAATTTAGCTGCTGAACGATGGGCGCCGGATTGGTCGGTCAGTGCAATTCACTTAGTGAGAGTTCCTGTCTCAAATAATGTCGGCGAATTCTTGAATAATTTTATATTTCCAGACTACAGTTATTGGACTAATCCTCAGGTTTATCTTATTGCAGCAACGCTCGCTATTATTGGTAGTCTCGAAACATTGTTAAGCCTTGAAGCAGTAGATAAGCTGGATCCTTTGAAACGCACTGCTCCGACTAACAGAGAGCTAAAAGCACAAGGAGTCGGAAATATTATTAGCGGATTAATCGGAGGATTACCGATTACTGCTGTCATTGTGCGCAGTTCAGGAAATATTAACGCTGGTGGTAAAACTCCTCTATCTTCTTTTATTCATGGCTTATGTATATTGCTGAGCGTAATGTTCTTTGCAAATTATATAAATTATGTTCCGCTCGGTTGTTTGGCCGCTATTTTGCTGCATACGGGGTTTAAATTGGCTAAGCCCGCCTTATTCCAGGAATTTTATCGCAAAGGGTGGAGTCAATTAGTGCCTTTTGTTATTACAATAACAGCGATTTTAACAACCGATTTATTAATAGGCATGTCAATCGGTGTGGTAGTTGGTTTGTTCTTTGTTATTAAGGCTAATTACCGTGCGGCCATTACCTTGACTCAAGATAAATCGTTTTATATATTAACGCTTAACAAAGATGTCGTATTTTTGAATAAATCTTTATTGAGAAAGCTTCTTTCACATATTAAGCCAAACAGCACGCTCACAATTGATGCCAGTAAATCTCAGTTTATTGATCACGACATTATCGAAACAATTGACGACTTCTTAGTAACCGCTCCTAATCATAATATTTCAGTTGAGATTTATGATCTTTACGGTAAGGAAAATTTAAAGATGCATGAAGATTTTGTCATACTGAAAGACCACTATGATAAAAGCCCATCTGGTAACAACATGATCATCGATAATAAGATAATGGGATTGTAA
- a CDS encoding L-threonylcarbamoyladenylate synthase has protein sequence MNPHTIPNDQIQAAAALLRAGETVAFPTETVYGLGADASNPLAVRKIFEIKGRPVYHPLIVHIAATSQLPAWARNIPDAAWRLADAFWPGPLTLILQRSSQVPNEVTGGQDTVGLRVPDHPIATALLHAFGGGIAAPSANRFGQVSPTTAQHVHDKLGSRVGMLLDGGPCRIGVESTIVSLAHGEAVLLRPGGLSIEAIENTLNKKILLAQATASKVRASGLLDLHYAPTTPIEIHPADELWRRAHQLAKLGHKVAILKLSDDNKCINSNGITCFQMPLLADEYGRDLYATLHRIDHASFDHILAETPPVTQEWVAINDRIRRAAHSGHS, from the coding sequence GTGAATCCCCATACTATCCCGAATGACCAGATACAAGCTGCCGCTGCATTGCTGCGGGCAGGCGAGACGGTGGCTTTTCCCACGGAGACTGTCTACGGATTGGGAGCAGATGCCTCCAATCCACTTGCCGTGCGAAAGATTTTTGAGATCAAGGGCCGACCCGTCTACCATCCGCTGATCGTTCATATTGCCGCGACCTCCCAATTACCAGCTTGGGCGCGGAATATCCCCGACGCCGCATGGCGACTGGCAGATGCATTCTGGCCGGGTCCACTGACTTTGATCCTGCAACGCTCCAGTCAAGTGCCGAATGAAGTTACCGGAGGCCAAGATACCGTAGGCCTGCGTGTGCCAGACCACCCTATCGCGACCGCCCTGCTGCATGCATTCGGCGGCGGAATTGCAGCACCATCAGCCAATCGTTTTGGACAGGTAAGCCCAACCACAGCGCAACACGTACATGACAAATTGGGATCTAGGGTGGGGATGCTTCTGGATGGAGGTCCATGCCGTATCGGTGTGGAATCCACCATCGTTAGCTTAGCGCATGGAGAGGCTGTGTTATTGCGGCCCGGTGGGCTTTCCATCGAAGCTATTGAAAACACACTTAATAAGAAAATCTTGCTGGCTCAAGCGACTGCCTCTAAAGTTCGGGCTTCCGGCCTACTGGACTTACACTATGCGCCCACAACTCCAATTGAAATCCATCCGGCAGACGAATTATGGCGTCGAGCACATCAACTAGCTAAGCTGGGCCATAAAGTAGCAATTCTTAAACTAAGTGATGACAACAAGTGCATAAACAGTAATGGAATTACATGCTTTCAGATGCCGCTACTGGCTGATGAGTATGGGCGCGACCTTTATGCGACACTGCATCGTATTGATCACGCAAGCTTCGATCATATTTTGGCAGAAACACCGCCCGTAACGCAAGAGTGGGTTGCAATCAATGATAGGATACGGCGCGCCGCTCACTCAGGGCACAGTTAA
- a CDS encoding phosphate-starvation-inducible protein PsiE translates to MNGLKKTTIKRFNQRLLSLVEHIGLLVIAIATVFAMVSETMIMVRAVQVTLTDLLLLFLYLEVLAMVGLYYNSGKLPVRFPLYIGMVALARYLILDMKAMDDWRMLAVTGSILMLTLAVFLIRFGHVRYPYSGDESSAELRQADRMQD, encoded by the coding sequence GTGAACGGATTGAAAAAAACAACCATTAAAAGATTCAACCAGCGACTTCTTTCTCTGGTCGAACATATCGGCTTACTAGTCATCGCCATTGCCACAGTGTTCGCCATGGTAAGCGAGACCATGATTATGGTGCGAGCAGTACAAGTGACACTAACCGACCTGTTGCTGCTCTTCCTCTATCTAGAGGTACTTGCCATGGTCGGACTGTATTACAACTCAGGCAAGCTGCCAGTGCGCTTCCCGCTTTACATCGGCATGGTGGCACTTGCGCGCTACTTGATCTTGGACATGAAAGCCATGGATGACTGGCGCATGCTCGCGGTAACTGGTTCTATCCTAATGCTAACGTTGGCAGTGTTTCTGATTCGCTTTGGCCATGTACGTTATCCCTATTCGGGCGATGAGTCGTCGGCGGAACTGCGACAAGCCGACCGAATGCAGGATTGA
- a CDS encoding phosphoribosylaminoimidazolesuccinocarboxamide synthase, protein MSSVLFESNLTSLPLLHRGKVRDIYEVDEDRLLIVQTDRLSAFDVILPTPVPGKGQVLTTLSNFWFSKLNHVLPNHLTGIKPESLVETNEERAQLAGRAFVVKRLRPVPIEAIVRGYLAGSAWKEYQKTGMVCGIKLPADLQEAQKLSQPLFTPSTKAPAGEHDENISFEQAAKLLGVPRANAVRHAALSLYAQAAEYAATKGIIIADTKFEFGVDSSGKMYLIDEALTPDSSRFWPTDQYKVGSNPPSFDKQFVRDWLETSGWNKQFPAPKVPADVIEKTVEKYHEAVRLLMDV, encoded by the coding sequence ATGTCCTCCGTATTATTTGAATCCAACTTAACCAGCTTGCCATTATTACACCGGGGCAAAGTGCGTGACATTTATGAAGTGGATGAGGATCGCCTACTCATTGTGCAAACTGATCGCTTGTCCGCCTTTGATGTCATTTTACCGACTCCGGTTCCAGGCAAGGGTCAAGTCCTCACCACCCTGTCCAATTTCTGGTTTAGTAAGCTTAATCACGTTCTCCCTAACCACCTTACCGGTATCAAGCCAGAATCTCTAGTTGAGACTAATGAAGAACGCGCGCAGCTGGCTGGCCGTGCCTTCGTAGTAAAACGCTTGAGACCTGTGCCCATTGAGGCTATCGTGCGCGGCTATCTGGCCGGTTCCGCGTGGAAAGAATACCAAAAGACTGGAATGGTGTGTGGCATTAAATTACCTGCCGATTTACAGGAAGCGCAGAAACTGTCGCAACCCTTATTTACACCTTCAACCAAGGCACCAGCAGGTGAACACGATGAAAACATCTCCTTCGAACAGGCCGCAAAATTGTTGGGTGTGCCGCGTGCTAATGCAGTGCGTCATGCCGCCTTGTCACTTTATGCCCAGGCAGCGGAATATGCGGCTACAAAGGGGATCATCATTGCTGATACCAAATTTGAATTTGGTGTGGACTCATCAGGGAAAATGTATTTAATTGATGAAGCGCTAACACCCGATTCTTCGCGGTTCTGGCCTACTGATCAATACAAAGTGGGTAGCAACCCGCCTAGCTTTGATAAGCAGTTTGTACGTGACTGGCTCGAGACTTCTGGCTGGAATAAACAATTCCCAGCGCCGAAAGTTCCTGCCGACGTAATCGAAAAGACTGTGGAAAAATATCACGAAGCCGTGCGACTGTTGATGGACGTGTAA
- the purE gene encoding 5-(carboxyamino)imidazole ribonucleotide mutase, with product MNKPLISILMGSSNDWEIMQQAARPLHDFGVAYDARVISAHRSPELLLSYVQEMSEQGIQCFIAGAGGAAHLAGVIAGQTTLPVLGVPIPSKYLKGIDSLLSIVQMPKGIPVATFAIGEAGAANAGLFAIAMLALNDTQLAKRLIAFRKQQAEAIATIKLPSLS from the coding sequence ATGAACAAACCACTAATTTCCATCTTGATGGGCAGTTCAAATGATTGGGAAATCATGCAGCAGGCCGCACGCCCTTTGCATGATTTCGGCGTAGCCTACGATGCCCGCGTGATCTCCGCGCACCGTTCACCTGAATTGTTGTTAAGCTATGTTCAAGAAATGAGTGAACAGGGCATACAGTGTTTCATCGCCGGAGCAGGTGGTGCGGCGCATCTGGCTGGCGTAATTGCTGGGCAAACCACTTTGCCGGTACTGGGCGTACCCATTCCATCCAAATACCTCAAAGGAATCGATTCGCTACTGTCCATTGTGCAAATGCCTAAGGGTATTCCGGTGGCCACATTTGCTATCGGCGAAGCAGGTGCGGCGAATGCTGGCCTATTCGCAATAGCCATGCTGGCACTTAACGATACACAGTTGGCCAAGCGCCTCATCGCATTCCGCAAACAGCAGGCCGAAGCAATTGCTACGATCAAGCTGCCATCACTAAGCTAA
- a CDS encoding Cache 3/Cache 2 fusion domain-containing protein yields MKKTILFLTTLLFMTTASADNARKTVDELKAKFIKMGEPRIEGVEKSGNIITPVIYFGKQKINNTFDVVDEIKKTSGAYATVFVKDGAEFIRVSTNVLTPKGVRGVGTKLAHNKAYDAVIKGEVYCGDIDILGNSFYTCYDPIKDKVGKIIGIYLIGFKK; encoded by the coding sequence ATGAAAAAGACAATTCTGTTTCTAACAACATTACTATTTATGACCACTGCGAGTGCCGATAACGCCAGAAAAACAGTGGATGAACTTAAAGCGAAATTTATAAAAATGGGCGAGCCTAGAATAGAAGGAGTAGAAAAGTCTGGAAATATAATTACTCCGGTCATTTATTTCGGTAAACAAAAAATAAACAATACTTTTGATGTTGTTGATGAAATTAAAAAGACGTCTGGTGCGTACGCGACTGTCTTCGTTAAAGATGGCGCGGAATTTATTCGCGTTAGTACAAATGTACTAACACCTAAAGGAGTCCGCGGGGTTGGAACTAAACTTGCCCATAACAAGGCTTATGACGCAGTAATAAAGGGAGAAGTATATTGTGGAGATATCGATATTTTAGGTAATTCTTTTTATACTTGTTATGATCCTATCAAAGATAAAGTGGGTAAAATTATCGGCATCTATCTTATTGGATTTAAAAAATAA
- a CDS encoding bifunctional sulfate adenylyltransferase/adenylylsulfate kinase translates to MPNVIDKLITPYGGDLVNLNVDQKRAETLCREAIYFPSLDLNQRQLSELELLLNGGFSPLRGFMNQADYNSVLNDMSLADGTFWPMPITLDIPDSVAQQLVPGSCLALRDPEGFMLAVITVEEIWQPDRTVEAQVLFNSDDPAHPSVTHLLQQKGPYVSGRLEGLSLPLRHDFPTLHLTPEELRKSFARRGWRRIIAFQAHQPLHRVQYEFTLRSAMAHEANLLIHPVIGNAKSDHSDYFTLIRCYQAIMPRFSSTTTAISLLPLYPRGSGLREVFWKAIVQRNYGCSHLIIGGEYKDDEGTRRGIDLFQEYCLPANAAKRNAIGIELIPFPRMVYVEERAQYLPLEEVPEGALSASLTDTELKRRLAEGLKVPEWFSYPEILNELRIAYPARDKQGLTIFFTGLSGAGKSTLAKVLMTKLLEMGGRQVTLLDGDIMRKHLSSELGFSREHRDINVRRIGYVASEITKNHGIAICAPIAPYDATRRDVRLMIEPLGGFFEIHVATPLHVCEGRDRKGLYAKARAGIVKEFTGISDPYETPEKPELVIDTTNISVEEAVQQILLKLEREGYVR, encoded by the coding sequence ATGCCTAACGTAATAGATAAACTTATAACACCTTATGGTGGCGACTTGGTCAATCTGAATGTTGACCAAAAACGTGCGGAAACCCTATGCCGCGAAGCCATATACTTTCCATCATTGGATCTTAACCAGCGACAATTATCAGAATTGGAATTGCTACTGAACGGGGGATTCTCTCCATTACGCGGCTTCATGAACCAGGCCGACTACAACAGCGTTCTGAATGACATGAGCCTCGCCGATGGCACGTTTTGGCCTATGCCCATTACTCTGGATATTCCAGATTCAGTTGCCCAACAACTGGTGCCTGGAAGCTGTCTAGCGTTGCGCGATCCGGAAGGCTTCATGCTGGCCGTGATCACCGTAGAAGAAATTTGGCAGCCTGATAGAACAGTGGAAGCGCAAGTTCTATTCAATTCCGATGACCCTGCTCACCCCAGTGTTACTCATCTTTTACAGCAAAAAGGCCCGTATGTTTCTGGACGTCTTGAAGGACTATCCTTACCCTTACGCCACGATTTTCCGACACTCCATCTTACCCCGGAAGAATTGCGTAAATCTTTCGCACGGCGCGGGTGGCGCCGTATCATTGCTTTTCAAGCACACCAACCATTACATCGTGTTCAATATGAATTTACGTTGCGTTCTGCCATGGCCCATGAAGCCAATTTGCTAATCCACCCTGTCATAGGCAACGCAAAATCTGATCATTCCGATTACTTCACATTGATACGCTGCTATCAAGCCATCATGCCGCGTTTTTCTTCTACGACCACGGCCATATCCTTACTTCCCCTGTACCCTCGCGGATCCGGCTTACGTGAAGTTTTTTGGAAAGCCATTGTGCAACGCAATTATGGCTGCTCTCATTTAATTATTGGCGGAGAGTATAAAGACGATGAGGGTACCCGACGCGGAATAGATTTGTTTCAGGAATACTGCTTACCCGCCAATGCAGCGAAGCGCAATGCTATAGGCATAGAATTGATCCCATTCCCACGCATGGTTTACGTAGAAGAACGCGCACAATATTTACCTCTGGAAGAAGTACCTGAAGGTGCGCTCAGTGCTAGTTTGACCGATACGGAATTGAAGCGTCGCCTGGCAGAAGGGCTAAAAGTTCCTGAATGGTTTTCTTACCCTGAAATACTGAATGAATTACGTATAGCCTATCCAGCCCGTGATAAACAGGGTCTTACGATATTTTTTACAGGCTTGTCTGGCGCCGGAAAATCGACTTTAGCCAAAGTCCTAATGACGAAGCTGCTGGAAATGGGAGGGAGGCAAGTTACTTTGTTGGATGGCGATATCATGCGCAAGCATCTTTCCAGCGAACTAGGTTTCTCGCGTGAGCATCGTGATATCAACGTACGAAGAATCGGTTACGTAGCTTCCGAAATCACCAAGAACCACGGCATTGCCATTTGCGCACCGATTGCACCCTATGACGCCACACGCCGAGATGTACGGCTTATGATCGAACCATTGGGCGGCTTTTTTGAAATCCATGTGGCCACGCCACTGCACGTATGTGAAGGTCGTGATCGCAAAGGACTTTACGCTAAAGCCCGCGCTGGCATAGTGAAGGAATTCACTGGCATCAGTGACCCCTATGAAACCCCAGAAAAACCCGAACTAGTAATTGATACTACAAATATCAGTGTAGAAGAGGCGGTGCAACAAATTTTGCTCAAACTAGAACGCGAAGGATATGTACGTTAA
- a CDS encoding acetyltransferase, translating to MTIYDIFNGDADGICALHQLRLAHPAKSILVTGVKRDTSLLAQVQAEVDDQITVLDIAMSKNREALLLALDRGAQVRYFDHHIPGDIPTHPQLTTFIDTCPNICTSLLVNNHLNGQFLIWAVVAAFGDNMHESAINASKTLQLSTTQLDALQKLGECINYNAYGESLQDLYFHPAELYQIMHHHRDPFTFIHEEPAFETLKNGYIADIALAQKLKPEVENTTGTIYLLPDAPWSRRISGVFGNLLATAFPFKAHAILTKRTNGGFVVSVRAPLARKNGAEKVCEQFETGGGRKGAAGINCLPENQFDRFNQIFNTTFSHNA from the coding sequence GTGACGATTTACGATATATTTAACGGCGATGCGGACGGTATTTGTGCCTTGCATCAACTGCGTCTCGCTCATCCGGCTAAAAGCATTCTCGTCACGGGTGTAAAACGGGACACTTCATTACTGGCGCAAGTCCAGGCTGAAGTTGATGACCAAATTACTGTTTTGGACATTGCCATGAGCAAAAACCGAGAGGCTCTACTGTTAGCATTGGATCGCGGAGCGCAAGTGCGGTATTTTGATCATCATATCCCTGGCGACATTCCCACTCATCCACAACTAACCACTTTTATCGACACCTGCCCCAACATCTGTACTAGTTTGCTGGTTAACAATCACCTTAACGGTCAATTTTTAATCTGGGCAGTAGTTGCCGCATTTGGGGACAATATGCATGAATCCGCCATTAACGCGTCAAAGACTCTGCAACTTAGTACTACCCAGTTAGATGCACTGCAAAAATTGGGAGAATGCATTAACTACAATGCTTATGGGGAATCATTACAAGATTTGTATTTTCATCCAGCCGAGCTTTATCAAATAATGCATCATCATCGCGACCCATTTACCTTTATCCATGAAGAACCAGCCTTTGAAACTTTGAAAAATGGCTATATTGCAGATATTGCATTAGCCCAAAAACTAAAGCCAGAAGTAGAAAATACCACCGGGACTATTTACCTTCTTCCCGATGCACCATGGAGTCGGCGCATCTCCGGTGTATTCGGAAATCTCCTAGCCACTGCATTCCCTTTCAAAGCCCATGCCATATTGACCAAACGCACTAATGGAGGATTCGTGGTTAGCGTGCGTGCGCCATTGGCCAGAAAAAATGGTGCCGAAAAAGTATGCGAGCAATTTGAAACGGGCGGAGGAAGAAAAGGTGCAGCCGGCATTAATTGTCTGCCGGAAAATCAATTCGACCGGTTCAATCAAATATTCAACACAACATTCAGTCACAATGCCTAA
- a CDS encoding N-acetylmuramoyl-L-alanine amidase gives MLKITAKLIVFGLLLWLPHAQAAIAISSARVWPALEYTRLTLESAKPIRYELFFIKNPDRLVIDLKDVETNGPLNELVGKIRSDDPYIKSVRVARFKPGITRLVFDLKSQVKPQLFNLMPVAEYNHRLVLDIYPAIPIDPMMALLQEEPASRTLESAPTTVSQLPQETESKKYKIASTQTTPQPTIRSNKSTSRLRPEMSTRTLIIAIDAGHGGEDSGAKGYNDTYEKNVTLAIARKLKELMDETPDMHGVLIRDGDYFISLNGRVQKARQVRADLLISIHADAFIKPHARGSSVFALSERGATSASARWLAKKENEADLIGGVNLAVKDPYLARTLLDLSQTATINDSMKLAKHVLGEMGNINTLHGNSVQQAGFAVLKSPDIPSILIETAFISNPSEELRLNDKDYQGKMARAILSGIKSYFAKNPALSKPLLVQNKLTST, from the coding sequence ATGCTTAAAATTACTGCAAAGTTAATCGTATTTGGCCTTTTGCTGTGGCTGCCCCACGCACAGGCAGCTATCGCCATCAGCTCTGCTCGCGTTTGGCCGGCACTGGAATACACTCGCCTAACGCTGGAATCAGCCAAACCGATCCGCTATGAACTATTTTTCATTAAAAACCCCGATCGACTGGTCATTGATCTAAAAGATGTCGAAACTAACGGCCCTCTTAATGAACTTGTTGGTAAAATTCGCAGCGACGACCCTTACATAAAAAGTGTACGCGTAGCTCGCTTCAAACCCGGCATAACGCGCTTGGTGTTCGACCTTAAGTCCCAAGTCAAGCCGCAATTATTCAATCTTATGCCGGTGGCAGAATACAACCACCGCTTGGTTCTTGACATCTACCCCGCCATTCCCATTGATCCAATGATGGCACTATTGCAGGAGGAGCCAGCATCTCGCACGCTGGAATCTGCCCCCACCACCGTAAGTCAGTTGCCTCAAGAAACTGAATCAAAAAAATATAAAATAGCAAGTACGCAAACAACTCCACAACCTACCATTAGATCAAACAAATCTACATCACGCCTCCGACCCGAGATGAGCACACGTACACTCATCATTGCTATCGATGCCGGACATGGCGGCGAAGACTCGGGTGCGAAAGGATACAATGACACATACGAAAAAAACGTTACGCTGGCGATCGCACGCAAACTGAAGGAACTGATGGATGAGACCCCTGACATGCATGGCGTATTAATTCGCGATGGCGATTATTTCATTTCACTGAACGGACGTGTGCAGAAAGCGCGTCAAGTGCGCGCCGATTTACTTATCTCCATCCATGCCGATGCTTTCATTAAACCCCATGCCCGCGGCTCCTCAGTGTTCGCCCTGTCCGAACGCGGTGCTACTAGCGCTAGCGCGCGCTGGCTAGCAAAAAAAGAAAATGAGGCTGATTTAATTGGCGGCGTGAATCTCGCAGTAAAAGACCCCTATCTCGCACGCACATTGCTTGATCTTTCGCAAACAGCCACCATCAACGACAGTATGAAGCTAGCCAAGCATGTGCTCGGTGAGATGGGCAACATCAATACATTGCATGGCAATTCTGTTCAGCAAGCTGGTTTCGCCGTGCTGAAATCACCGGACATTCCTTCAATATTGATTGAAACCGCTTTCATTAGCAATCCCAGTGAAGAGCTTCGCCTGAACGACAAGGACTATCAGGGGAAAATGGCGCGCGCTATTCTTAGTGGCATTAAAAGCTATTTCGCGAAAAATCCCGCGCTTTCAAAGCCTCTTTTAGTTCAGAATAAGTTAACTTCCACTTAA
- the tsaE gene encoding tRNA (adenosine(37)-N6)-threonylcarbamoyltransferase complex ATPase subunit type 1 TsaE, translating to MHNQNNSRISLPLADEVATVAFAARLAPGIKPGMVIYLHGNLGAGKTTLVRALLHAMGYIGRVKSPTYTLLELYQAGGLHLRHFDLYRFHDASEWDATGFRDEFGGRNVCLVEWPEKAQGLVPQADMEITLEILSTETVCNGRNIEILAISQAGRECLKLLQS from the coding sequence TTGCATAATCAGAATAATAGCCGAATAAGCCTGCCGCTGGCCGATGAAGTCGCTACCGTTGCTTTTGCAGCACGACTAGCCCCAGGAATAAAGCCTGGCATGGTGATTTATCTGCACGGCAACTTAGGCGCCGGTAAAACTACTTTAGTACGTGCACTGCTGCATGCGATGGGCTATATTGGACGGGTCAAAAGCCCAACCTATACTTTGCTTGAGCTGTATCAAGCTGGTGGGTTACACTTGCGTCACTTTGATCTCTACCGCTTCCATGACGCGAGTGAATGGGATGCCACCGGCTTCCGCGACGAGTTTGGCGGGCGAAACGTATGCCTAGTGGAGTGGCCAGAAAAAGCGCAAGGTCTTGTACCACAAGCAGACATGGAAATCACACTCGAAATATTATCTACTGAAACAGTATGTAATGGTCGCAATATTGAAATTCTTGCAATTTCGCAGGCTGGCAGGGAATGCTTAAAATTACTGCAAAGTTAA
- the queG gene encoding tRNA epoxyqueuosine(34) reductase QueG, protein MQIETPQIVDYTALAAKIKEWGRELGFQAVGIADINLHDAEERLLDWLARGFHGEMDYMAKHGVKRTRPAELIPGTLRVISVRMDYYPPTVKDGWEVIEDGSRAFISRYALGRDYHKVLRKRLEKLAQKIRIEVSGFSYRVFTDSAPVMEVELAYKARLGWRGKHTLLLSRDHGSWFFLGELYTDLPLPIDESESEHCGTCMACIQVCPTQAIIAPYKLDARRCISYLTIELKSSIPLEFRPLIGNRIYGCDDCQMACPWNRFAHKSLEPDFAARHGLDDVALAELFGWDEETFNQKFSGSAVYRIGHEQWLRNIAVALGNAPNSIEVLAALQARAQDASPLVREHVAWALERQGS, encoded by the coding sequence ATGCAAATCGAGACACCTCAAATTGTGGATTACACCGCACTAGCCGCCAAAATAAAAGAATGGGGTAGGGAGCTTGGCTTTCAGGCAGTAGGTATCGCTGATATCAATCTTCACGATGCCGAGGAGCGCTTGCTGGACTGGCTCGCGCGAGGCTTTCATGGCGAGATGGATTATATGGCAAAACATGGCGTTAAACGCACCCGTCCGGCGGAATTAATTCCAGGCACACTGCGCGTCATCTCTGTACGTATGGATTACTATCCACCCACTGTTAAAGACGGTTGGGAAGTGATAGAGGATGGCAGCCGTGCTTTCATTTCCCGCTATGCCTTGGGGCGCGATTACCACAAAGTTTTGCGCAAGCGTCTGGAAAAATTGGCTCAAAAAATTCGCATTGAGGTGAGCGGTTTCAGCTATCGCGTATTCACTGACAGTGCGCCAGTAATGGAAGTAGAGTTGGCATATAAAGCTCGGTTGGGCTGGCGTGGTAAACACACGTTGCTGTTGTCGCGCGACCATGGTTCGTGGTTTTTTCTGGGTGAGCTGTACACCGATCTGCCGCTTCCTATTGATGAGTCGGAATCGGAACATTGCGGCACCTGCATGGCGTGTATTCAAGTGTGTCCGACGCAGGCTATCATTGCGCCATACAAACTGGATGCACGACGCTGCATTTCCTACCTGACTATCGAACTTAAAAGTAGTATCCCTCTAGAGTTCCGCCCGCTTATCGGAAATCGCATCTACGGCTGCGACGATTGTCAAATGGCGTGTCCATGGAATCGTTTTGCGCACAAAAGCCTTGAACCGGATTTCGCTGCAAGGCACGGGCTGGATGATGTCGCATTAGCCGAATTATTTGGATGGGACGAGGAAACGTTCAATCAGAAATTTTCTGGCAGTGCTGTCTACCGCATCGGCCATGAGCAATGGCTGCGTAACATCGCTGTGGCGCTGGGTAATGCGCCTAACAGCATTGAAGTGCTGGCCGCGCTGCAAGCCCGTGCCCAAGACGCGTCTCCGTTAGTGCGCGAGCATGTAGCGTGGGCACTGGAACGGCAAGGAAGCTGA